A portion of the Stigmatella aurantiaca DW4/3-1 genome contains these proteins:
- a CDS encoding serine/threonine-protein kinase, whose amino-acid sequence MVLPSDTLVLNGRFRVLQPLGSGGMGQVYLGEQVSLGRKVAIKVLHQDLHLQPGMVERFKREAQLLSAVEHPAVVRIIDFGESEHSACLVMELVEGESLNDALQKGPLSPERALTTLRQLAEGLSAIHARGIIHRDIKPENVFLTKGARGEQARLLDFGIARLVEPDADSAVSQVGMVLGTPEYLSPEQAVGARADERSDLYCLGVLAYRVLSGQLPFAGPSPRQFIAQHASAAPLPLDRAAPGLATHPTLVPLVMRLLEKEPSRRLQSAHELADALAAAAALPLPASAVPPGMAAQLPGQPVSSGTAAFGASPAPDGEAPPPSNGPVIWRPGAPVPEAPAPGSSTTAAFGGPLPPVSSGTAIFGAAAPPSSGTLTSKPQNLTVMLTSIQGFSELILRQTRDEHVRTLQTYEDLLVPLLRERDGKLVQKWGDSLLAVFGSPTGAVLCGMEMQDRLWRHNQDVAPEHQLRVRICLHTGEVLLARGSVIGEPMEIAKSVEQVAMAGEVTFTESVNLARNRAGTESEPCGTIALPGVGGALQLYRSKRAAEGPPFGGVERTEASLAKKTGLGGKLTSGLLRPRTWGSMSGGSRGLAAGGVALGLLLLGSVAAVWNWNQSPNVQARRLLEANKPKEALQRIDAVPAEARKKDAALQLTRGRALHALGNHGEEYTTLLALEEAGKQDVGPSVLDGLAEDFSDDEGNKTLRKLLEALPKKPLHEHFESLAEGEYSPKQWGALRYLEAVQDTEGVDLVRAYTTALAAKHCTVRSKAARRLGALGNTDAVPALTKLASLPKEKGVFNSKNCGQDEANAALQLLKKKSN is encoded by the coding sequence GTGGTGCTGCCCTCCGACACCCTGGTTCTCAATGGCCGCTTCCGGGTCCTCCAGCCTCTGGGCTCGGGCGGCATGGGACAGGTGTACCTGGGTGAGCAGGTGTCGCTGGGCCGCAAGGTGGCGATCAAGGTGCTCCACCAGGATCTGCACCTCCAGCCGGGAATGGTGGAGCGCTTCAAGCGCGAAGCCCAACTGCTGTCGGCGGTGGAGCACCCAGCGGTCGTGCGGATCATCGACTTTGGTGAGTCCGAGCACTCGGCCTGCCTGGTGATGGAGTTGGTGGAGGGCGAGAGCCTGAACGACGCGCTCCAGAAGGGCCCCCTCTCGCCGGAGCGGGCCCTCACGACGCTGCGCCAGCTCGCCGAAGGGCTGAGCGCCATCCACGCGCGGGGCATCATCCACCGCGACATCAAGCCGGAGAACGTCTTCCTCACGAAGGGCGCCCGGGGCGAACAGGCGCGGCTGCTGGACTTCGGCATCGCGCGGCTCGTCGAGCCCGATGCGGACAGCGCCGTGAGCCAGGTGGGCATGGTGCTGGGCACCCCGGAATACCTGTCCCCCGAGCAGGCCGTGGGCGCCAGGGCCGACGAGCGCAGTGACTTGTACTGCCTGGGGGTCCTGGCCTACCGCGTGCTCTCCGGGCAGTTGCCCTTCGCGGGCCCCAGCCCGCGCCAGTTCATCGCGCAGCATGCCAGCGCCGCCCCCCTGCCCCTGGATCGCGCCGCGCCGGGGCTCGCCACGCACCCCACCCTGGTCCCGCTGGTGATGCGGCTCCTGGAGAAGGAGCCCTCCCGGCGTCTCCAGAGCGCCCACGAGCTGGCGGACGCGCTGGCCGCCGCCGCCGCGCTCCCGCTGCCCGCCTCCGCCGTGCCGCCTGGGATGGCGGCCCAGCTCCCCGGGCAACCTGTCTCCAGCGGAACGGCGGCCTTTGGTGCGTCCCCGGCCCCGGACGGAGAGGCCCCGCCCCCCAGCAACGGCCCCGTGATCTGGAGGCCCGGGGCACCGGTCCCAGAGGCCCCCGCGCCGGGAAGCAGCACCACGGCCGCCTTTGGCGGTCCCCTGCCCCCGGTCAGCTCGGGCACGGCGATCTTCGGGGCCGCGGCCCCCCCCTCCAGCGGCACGCTGACCAGCAAGCCGCAGAACCTCACGGTGATGCTCACGAGCATCCAGGGGTTCTCCGAGCTCATCCTCCGGCAGACGCGCGACGAGCACGTGCGGACGCTGCAAACCTATGAGGACCTCCTGGTGCCCTTGCTGCGCGAGCGCGATGGGAAGCTCGTGCAGAAGTGGGGGGACTCGCTGCTCGCGGTGTTCGGTTCCCCCACGGGGGCGGTGCTCTGCGGGATGGAGATGCAGGACCGGCTCTGGCGGCACAACCAGGATGTCGCCCCCGAGCACCAGCTCCGCGTGCGCATCTGCCTCCACACGGGCGAGGTGCTGCTCGCCCGGGGCTCCGTGATTGGCGAGCCGATGGAGATCGCCAAGTCCGTGGAGCAGGTGGCGATGGCGGGCGAGGTGACCTTCACCGAGTCCGTGAACCTCGCGCGCAACCGGGCCGGCACGGAGAGCGAGCCCTGTGGCACCATCGCCCTGCCAGGCGTGGGCGGCGCCCTCCAGCTCTACCGCAGCAAGCGCGCCGCCGAAGGCCCTCCCTTCGGCGGCGTGGAGCGCACGGAAGCGTCCCTCGCCAAGAAGACAGGGCTCGGGGGCAAGCTGACCTCGGGCCTCTTGCGCCCGAGAACCTGGGGGTCCATGAGCGGGGGCTCCCGGGGACTCGCGGCGGGGGGCGTGGCCCTCGGGCTGCTGCTCCTGGGAAGCGTGGCCGCGGTGTGGAACTGGAACCAGAGCCCGAACGTCCAGGCGCGGCGGCTGCTGGAGGCCAACAAACCGAAAGAGGCGCTCCAGCGCATCGACGCGGTGCCCGCGGAAGCGCGGAAAAAGGACGCGGCGCTTCAGCTCACACGGGGCCGGGCGCTCCACGCCCTGGGCAATCACGGGGAGGAGTACACCACCCTGCTCGCGCTGGAGGAGGCCGGCAAGCAGGACGTGGGGCCCTCCGTGCTGGACGGGCTGGCGGAAGACTTCAGCGACGACGAGGGCAACAAGACGCTGCGCAAGCTGCTGGAAGCCCTGCCCAAGAAGCCCCTGCACGAGCACTTCGAGTCCCTGGCGGAGGGCGAATACTCCCCCAAGCAGTGGGGCGCCCTGCGCTACCTGGAGGCCGTGCAGGACACGGAGGGAGTCGACCTGGTGCGGGCATACACCACGGCCCTGGCGGCGAAGCACTGCACCGTGCGGAGCAAGGCGGCACGCCGCCTCGGAGCCCTGGGCAACACGGACGCGGTGCCAGCCCTCACGAAGCTGGCCTCCCTGCCCAAGGAGAAGGGCGTGTTCAACTCGAAGAACTGCGGCCAGGACGAGGCCAACGCCGCGCTCCAGCTCCTGAAGAAAAAGTCCAACTGA
- a CDS encoding PAS domain-containing hybrid sensor histidine kinase/response regulator — translation MDSLAKTPCGPDTALAEESAEELYDSAPCGYISTLPDGTLVRVNQTFLKWMGYSREELLGGKRFQELLTGGGRIFHETHCVPLLQMQGAVNELSFDLVRKDGQRVPVLLNTVQKKDASGKTLFHRTTLFDITDRRNYERELVLARKRAEEATRAKADFLSMMSHEIRTPMNAIIGLSNLLGQATLPPLYQEYARILQSSSENLLVLLNSILDFNKMEAGKLMLEERRFDLRQLLHGLCSTLSVKAEEKKLSIRVEFDPEVPNALLGDPVKLGQVLTNLLGNAIKFTEQGAVTLAVRRLHGDAEGVFLGFKVSDTGMGIPQDQLTQIFEAFTQASYDITWKHGGSGLGLAICQKLLALHGSKMRVESVPGEGSSFAFDVRLKIASGAVALDAPAEDLQDTQTLQGLKVLVAEDTAVNVFVLSQFLRRWGVDFDVVENGRRAVEQVQARPYDLVLMDLQMPQMDGCEATRLLRRLPGERGRHLPIIALTASALLGTDAQVADAGFTDVIGKPFMPRELFAKLALHGSRLGAAPRARSGEAPPCQERGASEAAGGGPRFDLEKFKSLAEGDRSAEIELNTLAIGTFEKQKQDLRKALEAGNVEAFDFHTHQLKMPLALMKPRVLLKALDQGRKLIEMPGSQASRLRDVIRTIHEELDAIVDALKEDVREKAGVPVHRVGPCTSMWD, via the coding sequence TTGGACAGTTTAGCGAAGACACCGTGCGGCCCTGACACAGCCCTGGCGGAAGAGAGTGCCGAGGAGCTGTATGACAGCGCGCCCTGCGGCTACATCTCCACGCTGCCAGATGGGACCCTGGTCCGGGTCAATCAAACGTTCCTGAAGTGGATGGGCTATTCGCGGGAAGAGCTCCTGGGGGGCAAGCGATTCCAGGAGCTGTTGACGGGGGGGGGGAGGATTTTCCACGAGACGCACTGCGTGCCCCTGTTGCAAATGCAGGGGGCGGTGAACGAGCTCTCGTTCGATCTGGTGCGCAAGGATGGCCAGCGGGTGCCGGTGCTGCTCAACACCGTCCAGAAGAAGGACGCGTCTGGGAAGACGTTGTTTCACCGGACCACCTTGTTCGACATCACCGACCGCAGGAACTACGAGCGGGAGCTGGTGCTGGCCCGGAAGAGGGCCGAGGAGGCCACGCGGGCCAAGGCGGACTTTCTGTCCATGATGAGCCATGAGATTCGCACCCCGATGAATGCCATCATCGGGCTGTCGAACCTGCTGGGGCAGGCCACGCTGCCGCCGCTGTATCAGGAGTACGCCCGCATCTTGCAGTCCTCGTCCGAGAACTTGCTGGTCCTGCTCAACAGCATCCTGGACTTCAACAAGATGGAAGCCGGCAAGCTGATGCTGGAGGAGCGGCGGTTCGATCTCCGCCAGTTGCTCCATGGCCTCTGCTCCACCCTGAGCGTCAAGGCAGAGGAGAAGAAGTTGAGCATCCGGGTGGAGTTTGATCCGGAAGTGCCAAACGCTCTGTTGGGAGATCCGGTCAAGCTGGGCCAGGTGCTGACCAACCTGTTGGGCAATGCCATCAAGTTCACGGAGCAGGGCGCCGTGACGTTGGCGGTCCGGCGGCTCCACGGGGACGCCGAAGGGGTCTTCCTGGGCTTCAAGGTCTCGGACACGGGCATGGGCATCCCCCAGGACCAGCTGACGCAGATCTTCGAGGCATTCACCCAGGCCAGCTATGACATCACCTGGAAGCATGGCGGCTCCGGCCTGGGGCTGGCCATCTGCCAGAAGTTGCTGGCGCTTCATGGCAGTAAGATGCGCGTGGAGAGCGTGCCGGGTGAAGGCTCGTCGTTTGCCTTTGATGTGCGTCTGAAGATCGCCTCGGGCGCCGTGGCGCTGGACGCGCCGGCAGAAGACCTCCAGGACACGCAGACCCTCCAGGGGCTCAAGGTGCTGGTGGCCGAGGACACCGCCGTCAATGTCTTCGTGCTGTCGCAGTTCCTGCGCCGGTGGGGCGTTGACTTCGACGTGGTGGAGAACGGACGGCGGGCCGTGGAGCAGGTCCAGGCGCGTCCCTATGACCTGGTGCTGATGGACCTGCAGATGCCGCAGATGGATGGCTGCGAAGCCACCCGCCTGCTGCGGCGCCTTCCCGGGGAGAGGGGGAGGCACTTGCCCATCATCGCCCTGACGGCGTCGGCCCTGCTGGGGACTGACGCGCAGGTGGCCGATGCCGGCTTCACGGATGTCATCGGCAAGCCGTTCATGCCGCGAGAGCTCTTCGCGAAGCTTGCCTTGCATGGCTCCCGTCTGGGGGCCGCGCCCCGGGCTCGAAGCGGTGAGGCGCCACCCTGCCAGGAGCGGGGGGCGTCCGAGGCGGCTGGAGGTGGGCCGCGCTTCGACCTGGAGAAGTTCAAGAGTCTGGCCGAGGGGGACCGGTCGGCCGAGATCGAATTGAACACCCTCGCCATCGGGACCTTCGAGAAGCAGAAGCAGGATCTCCGCAAGGCGCTCGAGGCGGGCAACGTGGAGGCGTTCGACTTCCACACCCACCAGCTCAAGATGCCCCTGGCGTTGATGAAGCCCCGGGTGCTTCTCAAGGCACTGGATCAGGGCAGAAAGCTCATCGAAATGCCCGGCAGCCAGGCGAGCCGCCTCCGCGACGTCATCCGCACCATCCACGAGGAACTGGATGCCATCGTGGATGCGCTGAAAGAAGACGTGAGGGAGAAAGCCGGGGTCCCCGTTCACAGGGTGGGGCCCTGTACCAGCATGTGGGATTGA
- a CDS encoding alpha/beta fold hydrolase, whose amino-acid sequence MTVLQRNNVRILGRGPKAMLLAHGYGCDQNVWRFITPAFLEDYRLVLFDHVGAGQSDLTAYVPGKYSTLKGYADDVLDLCRELGLQDAIFVGHSVGAMIGLLAAIAEPERFERMVMVGPSPCYITEGDYTGGFTRQDIDGLLESLESNYLGWSSAIAPVIMGNPERPELAAELNNSFCRTDPEISKRFARVTFLSDNRTDLPKLKARTLVLQCAQDVIAPEAVGRYVHQSLARSELRMLKATGHCPHLSAPEETIEAMRSFLVS is encoded by the coding sequence ATGACCGTCCTCCAAAGGAACAATGTCCGCATCCTGGGCCGCGGTCCGAAGGCGATGCTGCTGGCCCATGGGTATGGGTGCGACCAGAACGTGTGGCGCTTCATCACCCCTGCCTTTCTCGAGGACTACCGGCTCGTCCTCTTTGACCACGTGGGGGCGGGCCAATCCGATCTCACGGCCTACGTTCCCGGCAAATACAGCACCTTGAAGGGCTACGCGGACGATGTCTTGGACCTCTGCCGTGAGCTGGGTTTGCAGGACGCCATCTTCGTGGGGCACTCGGTGGGCGCCATGATTGGCCTGCTGGCCGCCATTGCCGAGCCGGAGCGGTTCGAGCGGATGGTCATGGTGGGCCCTTCTCCTTGCTACATCACCGAGGGGGATTACACGGGGGGGTTTACCCGGCAGGACATTGACGGGTTGCTGGAGTCCCTGGAGAGCAATTACCTGGGGTGGTCCAGCGCCATCGCCCCGGTCATCATGGGCAACCCGGAGCGCCCGGAGCTGGCCGCGGAACTGAACAACAGCTTCTGCCGGACGGACCCTGAGATTTCCAAGCGCTTCGCGCGGGTCACGTTCTTGTCGGACAACCGGACGGACCTGCCGAAGTTGAAGGCCCGTACCCTGGTGCTCCAGTGCGCCCAGGACGTCATTGCTCCCGAAGCGGTGGGCCGGTACGTGCACCAGTCCCTGGCCCGGAGTGAGTTGCGGATGTTGAAAGCCACCGGGCATTGCCCTCATCTCAGTGCCCCCGAAGAGACCATCGAAGCCATGAGAAGTTTTCTCGTTTCATAG
- a CDS encoding M4 family metallopeptidase: protein MQISSKTQKPAQSSSLPTVTPPAAGPLSQTAAPQAQKPAAGLNTASSFTSAPKAKVALSAEPQKATGPLELSSPQAQAAIQKTVDFVQEKANRGLVPGVDASQALAPVSVEHDALGMTHVRMDRQHEGVKVFGEQVIGHLDREGKVESLTGNVGALAKGLGSAPTKLSSQDALALAQKQFSGKTDREPTAERVIFQGKDGQYHAAYHVELTNTSDLKAEDRPQRMNYLIDANSGEMLTQYNQMGGIELPQGKGAAAPKAGTPASTPKASTPGTQPATGKADDTTLYSGKVDLSTQKNADGTYSLEDSTRGKGVVTVDAQNKSQAGKVLPITDKNDVWGESTDPSRNKSAVDAHYGAEMTYDFIKDVLGRDSLDGKGEKLVSNVHIGTNYVNAYWDGKQMNYGDGDGKQSGPLTTLDIAGHEIAHGLTERTAGLIYDGESGGLNEAFSDIMGTGVEWYASQKNQAVEFDWKMGEDAWTPANGTGDALRYMDDPTKDGYSIDHYKNYPKQTEVHGSSGIANNAFYLLVNGGTNRTSKAEVKDGIGMEKGLQVYYRALAHYMTPNTTFAQARAATLKAATDLYGANSTEAKKVAESWSAVGVN, encoded by the coding sequence ATGCAGATCTCGTCCAAGACCCAGAAGCCGGCGCAGTCCTCCTCGCTGCCCACCGTGACCCCGCCCGCCGCGGGCCCCCTCTCCCAGACGGCCGCGCCCCAGGCGCAGAAGCCCGCCGCCGGCCTGAACACGGCCTCGAGCTTCACCTCGGCCCCCAAGGCCAAGGTGGCGCTGAGCGCGGAGCCCCAGAAGGCCACGGGTCCCCTGGAGCTGAGCAGCCCCCAGGCCCAGGCCGCCATCCAGAAGACGGTGGACTTCGTGCAGGAGAAGGCCAACCGGGGCCTGGTGCCCGGCGTGGATGCCTCGCAGGCCCTGGCGCCCGTGTCCGTGGAGCATGACGCGCTGGGCATGACGCACGTGCGCATGGACCGGCAGCACGAGGGCGTGAAGGTCTTCGGCGAGCAGGTCATCGGCCACCTGGACCGCGAGGGCAAGGTGGAGAGCCTCACCGGCAATGTCGGCGCGCTGGCCAAGGGCCTGGGCTCCGCGCCCACGAAGCTGTCGTCCCAGGATGCGCTGGCCCTGGCCCAGAAGCAGTTCTCGGGGAAGACGGACCGCGAGCCCACCGCCGAGCGCGTCATCTTCCAGGGCAAGGATGGCCAGTACCACGCCGCCTACCACGTGGAGCTCACCAACACCTCGGACCTCAAGGCCGAGGACCGCCCGCAGCGGATGAACTACCTCATCGACGCCAACTCGGGCGAGATGCTCACCCAGTACAACCAGATGGGCGGCATCGAGCTGCCCCAGGGCAAGGGCGCCGCGGCCCCGAAGGCGGGCACCCCCGCGAGCACGCCGAAGGCCTCCACGCCGGGCACCCAGCCCGCCACGGGCAAGGCGGATGACACCACGCTCTACAGCGGCAAGGTGGACCTCTCCACCCAGAAGAACGCGGATGGCACCTACAGCCTGGAGGACAGCACGCGCGGCAAGGGCGTGGTGACGGTGGACGCGCAGAACAAGAGCCAGGCCGGCAAGGTGCTGCCCATCACCGACAAGAACGACGTGTGGGGCGAGTCCACGGACCCCTCGCGCAACAAGTCCGCGGTGGACGCGCACTACGGCGCCGAGATGACGTACGACTTCATCAAGGACGTGCTCGGCCGCGACTCGCTGGACGGCAAGGGCGAGAAGCTCGTCTCCAACGTGCACATCGGCACCAACTACGTGAACGCGTACTGGGACGGCAAGCAGATGAACTACGGCGATGGCGACGGCAAGCAGTCGGGCCCGCTCACCACGCTGGACATCGCGGGCCACGAGATCGCCCACGGCCTCACCGAGCGCACCGCGGGCCTCATCTATGACGGGGAGTCCGGCGGCCTGAACGAGGCGTTCAGCGACATCATGGGCACCGGCGTGGAGTGGTACGCCTCGCAGAAGAACCAGGCCGTCGAGTTCGACTGGAAGATGGGCGAGGACGCGTGGACGCCGGCCAACGGCACCGGGGACGCGCTGCGCTACATGGATGACCCGACGAAGGACGGCTACTCGATCGACCACTACAAGAACTACCCGAAGCAGACCGAGGTGCACGGCTCCAGCGGCATCGCCAACAACGCCTTCTACCTCTTGGTCAACGGCGGCACCAACCGCACCTCCAAGGCCGAAGTGAAGGACGGCATCGGCATGGAGAAGGGCCTCCAGGTGTACTACCGCGCCCTGGCCCACTACATGACGCCGAACACCACCTTCGCCCAGGCGCGGGCGGCCACCCTCAAGGCGGCCACGGACCTGTACGGCGCCAACTCCACCGAGGCCAAGAAGGTCGCCGAGAGCTGGAGCGCGGTGGGCGTGAACTGA
- a CDS encoding type 1 glutamine amidotransferase domain-containing protein, with translation MKLLTAMKILLIVTSHEQLGDTPERTGYWLEELAAPYKEFTEAGAQVEIASPRGGKPPADPKSVKEAAEVSRAFLADAQAMKKLENTLVLENVKETYDAYFVVGGHGVMWDLAVHTPLQRLLSSAYERGAVVAAVCHGPAALVGVKGADGRPLVAGKRVAAFSDEEEKAAKLDKVVPFALETRLRELGARYERGPMWGSFAVRDGRLVTGQNPASSVAAAREVIQALKEKK, from the coding sequence ATGAAGCTGCTGACGGCCATGAAGATCCTGCTGATTGTCACCAGTCACGAGCAGTTGGGAGATACCCCGGAGCGCACGGGCTACTGGTTGGAGGAGCTTGCGGCGCCCTACAAGGAGTTCACGGAGGCGGGCGCGCAGGTGGAGATCGCCTCGCCCCGGGGGGGCAAGCCGCCCGCGGACCCGAAGAGCGTGAAGGAGGCGGCCGAGGTCTCCCGCGCGTTCCTGGCGGATGCCCAGGCGATGAAGAAGCTCGAGAACACCCTGGTGCTGGAGAACGTGAAGGAGACGTACGACGCCTACTTCGTGGTGGGGGGGCACGGGGTGATGTGGGACTTGGCGGTGCACACGCCGCTCCAGCGCCTGCTCTCCAGCGCCTACGAGCGGGGCGCCGTGGTCGCCGCGGTCTGCCATGGGCCCGCGGCGCTGGTGGGGGTGAAGGGCGCGGATGGCCGTCCGCTCGTGGCCGGCAAGCGCGTGGCGGCGTTCTCGGATGAGGAGGAGAAGGCCGCGAAGCTCGACAAGGTGGTTCCGTTTGCCCTGGAGACGCGGCTGCGGGAGCTGGGCGCGCGCTACGAGCGGGGGCCCATGTGGGGCAGCTTCGCGGTGCGGGATGGCCGGCTCGTGACGGGGCAGAACCCGGCCTCCTCCGTGGCCGCCGCGCGCGAGGTCATCCAGGCCCTGAAAGAGAAGAAGTAG